A single Epinephelus fuscoguttatus linkage group LG13, E.fuscoguttatus.final_Chr_v1 DNA region contains:
- the asmtl gene encoding probable bifunctional dTTP/UTP pyrophosphatase/methyltransferase protein isoform X1, translating into MVLNPVISKLTGKLVVLASASPRRLEILSNAGLRFEVVPSWFKETLDKGLFKAPHEYAVETAKQKALEVARRMPFKHLKTPDIVIGADTIVTVDGMILEKPADKDDAYRMLSSLSGKEHSVFTGVAIVLCHEKENEEVDYQLIDFYEETKVKFADLSEQMLWEYINSGEPMDKAGGYGIQALGGMLVEYVHGDFLNVVGFPLNRFCKQLDFIYNCCTSFLDQESAPVQLSHNSTPITSILTQPSPNLPAQSSHSPSSSAKHNSSSSPSAKHTHQSCSSASPAHKVKRKGSQSEVDESPWALVNSLSEHTESENTTLLPMTSRGQTIELNVTEHEDSEPEKEDLQRMMGLMDGFKASKALFTASKMCVFDLLQSRPGLDAAQVAQEIKASVKGTECLLEACVSLGLLKSKQRTSVLEAGQRPGYENTDLATRFLLSDAAFSLRGYIQHCDDTVWPLFSHLERAVQEGANQRERAFGKVSKNMFQDTFYNSQEVKLRFMNAMHSIAKVTGKAVATAFDLSSFKTACDLGGCTGAMAYEFTKAHPGLSVTVFDLPSVVEMSEHFQPQQTNNRVSFVAGDFFNDELPRADLYILARILHDWPDEKVHVLLSKIADACTPGCAVLIAETMLDGLTPYSALQSLNMLAQTEGVERTESQYADLLSKHGFGDMRVVHTKNFLDAFIAIKM; encoded by the exons GGCTTAAGGTTTGAGGTGGTCCCATCCTGGTTTAAAGAAACTCTGGACAAGGGACTTTTCAAGGCGCCTCATGAGTATGCTGTTGAGACAGCCAAACAGAAGGCCCTGGAGGTGGCCAGGAGGATGCCCTTT AAACACCTGAAGACTCCAGACATAGTAATCGGAGCAGACACTATTGTG acTGTAGATGGCATGATTCTGGAGAAACCAGCTGACAAAGATGATGCTTACAGGATGCTCTCAAG TTTAAGTGGTAAAGAGCACAGTGTCTTCACTGGTGTAGCTATTGTCCTCTGCCATGAGAAAGAGA ACGAAGAAGTAGATTATCAGTTGATTGACTTCTACGAAGAAACAAAGGTGAAGTTTGCTGATCTGTCAGAGCAGATGCTGTGGGAGTACATCAATAGCGGTGAACCCAT GGACAAGGCAGGAGGCTATGGCATTCAGGCCCTCGGCGGGATGCTGGTTGAGTACGTCCATGGAGACTTCCTCAATGTTGTGGGTTTCCCCCTCAACCGCTTTTGCAAACAGCTGGACTTTATTTACAACTGCTGTACTTCCTTCTTGGACCAAGAGAGTGCGCCTGTGCAGCTGAGCCACAACAGCACTCCCATAACCTCCATACTCACTCAGCCCTCACCCAACCTGCCAGCTCAGTCCAGCCACAGTCCCAGCTCTTCGGCCAAACACAACTCCTCATCCAGCCCATCTGCCAAGCATACACACCAGAGCTGCTCTTCCGCCAGTCCCGCCCATAAA GTGAAAAGAAAAGGCAGTCAAAGTGAAGTGGATGAGAGTCCCTGGGCATTGGTCAACAGCCTTTCTGAACACACAGAATCTGAGAATACAACACTACTGCCGATGACCAGCAGAGGGCAGACGATAGAGCTCAATGTGACAGAGCATGAGGACAGTGAGCCAGAAAAAGAGGACCTGCAGCGAATGATGGGTCTGATGGATGGATTCAAAGCCTCAAAG GCACTGTTTACCGCATCCAAGATGTGCGTGTTTGACTTGCTACAAAGCAGACCAGGGCTGGATGCAGCACAGGTGGCCCAGGAGATCAAAGCCTCAGTGAAGGGCACTGAATGCCTGCTGGAAGCCTGCGTGTCACTGGGACTGTTGAAGAGCAAACAAAGAA CATCTGTACTCGAAGCGGGCCAGAGGCCAGGGTATGAGAACACAGATCTGGCCACGCGCTTCTTGCTGTCAGACGCTGCTTTCTCGCTGCGGGGCTACATCCAGCACTGCGACGACACAGTGTGGCCTCTCTTCTCCCACTTGGAGAGAGCTGTGCAGGAGGGGGCCAATCAGCGCGAGAGGGCTTTTGGCAAAGTGTCCAAGAATATGTTTCAG GATACCTTCTACAACAGTCAAGAAGTCAAGCTGAGATTCATGAATGCCATGCACAGCATCGCTAAGGTTACGGGAAAGGCTGTCGCAACAGCCTTTGACCTTTCCAGTTTTAAAACTGCCTGCGACCTTGGAG gCTGCACAGGTGCCATGGCCTACGAGTTCACTAAAGCTCACCCTGGGCTGTCTGTGACAGTGTTCGACTTGCCATCTGTTGTTGAGATGAGCGAGCATTTCCAGCCGCAGCAGACAAACAACAGGGTGTCATTTGTAGCAG GAGACTTCTTTAACGATGAGTTGCCCAGAGCAGACTTGTACATCCTGGCGAGAATTCTTCATGACTGGCCTGATGAGAAGGTGCATGTTCTGCTGAGTAAAATCGCGGATGCGTGCACACCAG GATGTGCAGTGCTCATAGCTGAGACCATGTTGGACGGACTGACACCCTACTCTGCCCTGCAGTCTTTGAACATGCTTGCCCAGACTGAGGGAGTAGAGAGGACAGAGAGCCAGTACGCAGACTTGCTGAGCAAACATGGATTTGGGGACATGCGTGTGGTTCACACTAAGAACTTCCTTGATGCTTTTATTGCCATTAAAATGTAG
- the asmtl gene encoding probable bifunctional dTTP/UTP pyrophosphatase/methyltransferase protein isoform X2: protein MVLNPVISKLTGKLVVLASASPRRLEILSNAGLRFEVVPSWFKETLDKGLFKAPHEYAVETAKQKALEVARRMPFKHLKTPDIVIGADTIVTVDGMILEKPADKDDAYRMLSSLSGKEHSVFTGVAIVLCHEKENEEVDYQLIDFYEETKVKFADLSEQMLWEYINSGEPMDKAGGYGIQALGGMLVEYVHGDFLNVVGFPLNRFCKQLDFIYNCCTSFLDQESAPVQLSHNSTPITSILTQPSPNLPAQSSHSPSSSAKHNSSSSPSAKHTHQSCSSASPAHKVKRKGSQSEVDESPWALVNSLSEHTESENTTLLPMTSRGQTIELNVTEHEDSEPEKEDLQRMMGLMDGFKASKALFTASKMCVFDLLQSRPGLDAAQVAQEIKASVKGTECLLEACVSLGLLKSKQRTSVLEAGQRPGYENTDLATRFLLSDAAFSLRGYIQHCDDTVWPLFSHLERAVQEGANQRERAFGKVSKNMFQDTFYNSQEVKLRFMNAMHSIAKVTGKAVATAFDLSSFKTACDLGGCTGAMAYEFTKAHPGLSVTVFDLPSVVEMSEHFQPQQTNNRVSFVAGDFFNDELPRADLYILARILHDWPDEKVHVLLSKIADACTPGCGLLLSEIFLDEDRSGPSRGLLQALSMSEGKQRSAPEYSLLLKSHGFETAHVIHTENLLDAMLCIKA from the exons GGCTTAAGGTTTGAGGTGGTCCCATCCTGGTTTAAAGAAACTCTGGACAAGGGACTTTTCAAGGCGCCTCATGAGTATGCTGTTGAGACAGCCAAACAGAAGGCCCTGGAGGTGGCCAGGAGGATGCCCTTT AAACACCTGAAGACTCCAGACATAGTAATCGGAGCAGACACTATTGTG acTGTAGATGGCATGATTCTGGAGAAACCAGCTGACAAAGATGATGCTTACAGGATGCTCTCAAG TTTAAGTGGTAAAGAGCACAGTGTCTTCACTGGTGTAGCTATTGTCCTCTGCCATGAGAAAGAGA ACGAAGAAGTAGATTATCAGTTGATTGACTTCTACGAAGAAACAAAGGTGAAGTTTGCTGATCTGTCAGAGCAGATGCTGTGGGAGTACATCAATAGCGGTGAACCCAT GGACAAGGCAGGAGGCTATGGCATTCAGGCCCTCGGCGGGATGCTGGTTGAGTACGTCCATGGAGACTTCCTCAATGTTGTGGGTTTCCCCCTCAACCGCTTTTGCAAACAGCTGGACTTTATTTACAACTGCTGTACTTCCTTCTTGGACCAAGAGAGTGCGCCTGTGCAGCTGAGCCACAACAGCACTCCCATAACCTCCATACTCACTCAGCCCTCACCCAACCTGCCAGCTCAGTCCAGCCACAGTCCCAGCTCTTCGGCCAAACACAACTCCTCATCCAGCCCATCTGCCAAGCATACACACCAGAGCTGCTCTTCCGCCAGTCCCGCCCATAAA GTGAAAAGAAAAGGCAGTCAAAGTGAAGTGGATGAGAGTCCCTGGGCATTGGTCAACAGCCTTTCTGAACACACAGAATCTGAGAATACAACACTACTGCCGATGACCAGCAGAGGGCAGACGATAGAGCTCAATGTGACAGAGCATGAGGACAGTGAGCCAGAAAAAGAGGACCTGCAGCGAATGATGGGTCTGATGGATGGATTCAAAGCCTCAAAG GCACTGTTTACCGCATCCAAGATGTGCGTGTTTGACTTGCTACAAAGCAGACCAGGGCTGGATGCAGCACAGGTGGCCCAGGAGATCAAAGCCTCAGTGAAGGGCACTGAATGCCTGCTGGAAGCCTGCGTGTCACTGGGACTGTTGAAGAGCAAACAAAGAA CATCTGTACTCGAAGCGGGCCAGAGGCCAGGGTATGAGAACACAGATCTGGCCACGCGCTTCTTGCTGTCAGACGCTGCTTTCTCGCTGCGGGGCTACATCCAGCACTGCGACGACACAGTGTGGCCTCTCTTCTCCCACTTGGAGAGAGCTGTGCAGGAGGGGGCCAATCAGCGCGAGAGGGCTTTTGGCAAAGTGTCCAAGAATATGTTTCAG GATACCTTCTACAACAGTCAAGAAGTCAAGCTGAGATTCATGAATGCCATGCACAGCATCGCTAAGGTTACGGGAAAGGCTGTCGCAACAGCCTTTGACCTTTCCAGTTTTAAAACTGCCTGCGACCTTGGAG gCTGCACAGGTGCCATGGCCTACGAGTTCACTAAAGCTCACCCTGGGCTGTCTGTGACAGTGTTCGACTTGCCATCTGTTGTTGAGATGAGCGAGCATTTCCAGCCGCAGCAGACAAACAACAGGGTGTCATTTGTAGCAG GAGACTTCTTTAACGATGAGTTGCCCAGAGCAGACTTGTACATCCTGGCGAGAATTCTTCATGACTGGCCTGATGAGAAGGTGCATGTTCTGCTGAGTAAAATCGCGGATGCGTGCACACCAG GCTGTGGACTCCTGCTGAGTGAGATCTTCCTGGATGAAGACAGAAGCGGCCCGAGTCGCGGGCTGCTCCAGGCCCTCAGCATGAGCGAGGGGAAGCAGAGGAGCGCGCCAGAATACAGTCTACTTTTGAAGAGCCACGGTTTTGAAACGGCACATGTCATACATACAGAGAACCTTCTGGATGCTATGCTCTGCATCAAAGCGTGA